One genomic region from Alosa alosa isolate M-15738 ecotype Scorff River chromosome 12, AALO_Geno_1.1, whole genome shotgun sequence encodes:
- the LOC125304338 gene encoding BTB/POZ domain-containing adapter for CUL3-mediated RhoA degradation protein 3-like, translating into MEEMSGVSAVSTAVPAATTRTTSFKGSCPGSKYVKLNVGGALYYTTMQTLTKQDTMLKAMFSGRMEVLTDSEGWILIDRCGKHFGTILNYLRDGAVPLPDSRRETEELLAEAKYYLVQGLADECLAALQNKDTYEPFCKVPLVTSSKEEQRLITTANKPTVKLLYNRSNNKYSYTSNSDDNLLKNIELFDKLSLRFNGRVLFIKDVIGDEICCWSFYGQGRKIAEVCCTSIVYATEKKQTKVEFPEARIYEETLNILLYESQDGRGPDNALLEATGGAAGRSHHLDEDEERERIERIRRIHIKRPDDRTHHHQ; encoded by the exons ATG GAAGAGATGTCGGGAGTGAGTGCGGTCAGCACAGCAGTGCCAGCGGCCACCACCCGCACCACCTCCTTCAAGGGTTCCTGTCCAGGTTCCAAGTATGTGAAACTGAACGTGGGTGGCGCCCTGTACTACACCACCATGCAGACCTTAACCAAACAAGACACCATGCTTAAAGCCATGTTCAGTGGAAGGATGGAAGTCCTTACAGACAGTGAAG GCTGGATCCTAATTGACCGCTGTGGGAAGCACTTTGGCACCATCCTGAACTACCTCAGAGACGGGGCCGTCCCGCTGCCCGACAGTCGCAGGGAGACTGAGGAGTTGCTAGCCGAGGCCAAGTACTACCTGGTCCAGGGTCTGGCGGATGAGTGTCTCGCTGCTCTACAG AACAAAGACACATATGAGCCATTCTGCAAAGTCCCCCTGGTGACCTCTTCCAAGGAAGAACAGAGACTAATAACCACTGCTAACAAG CCCACTGTCAAACTCCTGTACAACAGAAGCAACAATAAATATTCCTACACCAG CAACTCAGATGACAACTTGCTGAAGAACATAGAGTTATTTGACAAGCTGTCACTGCGGTTCAATGGCCGAGTCCTTTTCATCAAAGATGTGATTGGAGATGAGATCTGCTGCTGGTCTTTTTATGGCCAGGGACGCAAGATTGCAGAAGTGTGCTGCACATCCATTGTCTACGCCACTGAGAAGAAGCAAACTAAG GTTGAGTTCCCTGAAGCCCGAATCTATGAGGAGACCCTGAACATCCTTCTCTACGAGTCACAAGATGGCCGCGGTCCTGACAACGCCCTGTTGGAAGCCACAGGTGGCGCCGCTGGGCGATCGCACCACCTGGACGAGGACGAGGAGCGGGAGCGCATCGAGAGGATCCGGCGGATCCACATCAAGCGACCCGACGACCgtacccaccaccaccagtga